One stretch of Chryseobacterium indologenes DNA includes these proteins:
- a CDS encoding ParB/RepB/Spo0J family partition protein has translation MKDKKRAMGRGLGAILSAESKATVNSATDEGADKFVGNIVEVALEDIYPNPTQPRTYFDEKALEELAQSIKNLGIIQPITLRKDGEKFEIISGERRYRASKIAGLTTVPAYIRLVNDQELLEMALVENIQREDLDAIEIALTYHRLLEEIGLTQENLSQRIGKDRSTITNSIRLLRLNPDIQNAIRSGEISAGHGRAIISLESEEDQQVLFDLILKEKLNVRQAEQAAAALKNPKSPAAKKANAELSNNYKRAQKTIADILDVKVEIKASGNGKKGKIVLDFKNEEELEYILSHIK, from the coding sequence ATGAAGGACAAAAAAAGAGCTATGGGACGTGGCTTGGGCGCCATTTTAAGTGCAGAATCCAAAGCAACTGTAAATTCCGCTACCGATGAAGGAGCAGATAAGTTTGTGGGAAATATTGTAGAAGTTGCGCTTGAAGATATCTATCCGAACCCAACGCAGCCGAGGACTTATTTTGATGAAAAAGCATTAGAAGAATTAGCACAGTCTATTAAAAATTTAGGGATCATTCAACCGATTACCCTAAGAAAAGACGGTGAAAAATTCGAGATCATATCGGGGGAAAGACGTTACAGAGCAAGTAAGATTGCCGGGTTAACAACTGTTCCTGCTTATATTCGTTTGGTAAATGATCAGGAGCTTCTTGAGATGGCTCTTGTTGAAAATATCCAGAGAGAAGATCTTGATGCCATAGAAATTGCCCTTACTTATCACAGGCTTTTGGAAGAAATCGGTCTTACGCAGGAAAATCTTAGCCAACGAATAGGGAAAGACAGAAGTACGATTACCAATTCAATCCGATTGTTAAGATTGAATCCCGATATTCAGAATGCCATCAGAAGTGGTGAGATTTCTGCAGGACACGGTAGAGCAATCATCAGTCTTGAAAGTGAAGAAGATCAGCAGGTATTATTCGATCTTATCCTCAAAGAAAAATTAAATGTTCGTCAGGCAGAACAAGCTGCGGCAGCATTGAAAAATCCAAAGTCTCCGGCGGCTAAAAAAGCAAACGCCGAACTTTCCAATAACTACAAAAGAGCCCAGAAGACTATCGCTGACATCCTGGATGTAAAAGTGGAGATCAAGGCTTCTGGAAATGGTAAAAAAGGTAAAATTGTTCTGGACTTCAAAAATGAAGAAGAGCTGGAATATATTTTATCCCATATTAAATAA
- a CDS encoding DUF5683 domain-containing protein: MKKIFFTFFLCIAAWAYSQVAPIDTVRIQTPPKEELPVVKPTKTEAKIIEDLEKANGPTKVTVKLNPTRAGLYSAVLPGLGQFYNKKYWKIPIVWGAVGAGVGIAVWNDNQYKKYREYYIAKLNGTPNEFVDARPWLDKRALGNAQDRAKRQRDYAIAITGLIYILNIVDAVVDAHLYESRHDPDLTFKPSLIQDQYGFDAPKTGFALSYRF; the protein is encoded by the coding sequence ATGAAGAAAATATTTTTCACATTTTTCTTGTGTATCGCTGCATGGGCTTATTCACAAGTTGCACCTATTGATACCGTTCGGATACAGACCCCTCCGAAAGAGGAACTTCCTGTGGTAAAACCAACCAAAACGGAAGCTAAGATTATTGAAGATCTTGAAAAAGCCAATGGACCCACAAAGGTTACCGTAAAACTTAACCCAACCAGAGCTGGATTATATTCAGCAGTATTACCTGGTTTGGGACAGTTCTACAATAAAAAATACTGGAAAATTCCAATCGTTTGGGGAGCGGTAGGAGCAGGTGTCGGTATTGCGGTATGGAATGATAATCAATACAAAAAATACCGGGAATACTATATTGCCAAGCTAAACGGTACTCCCAATGAATTCGTGGATGCCCGCCCTTGGTTAGATAAAAGAGCATTAGGAAATGCTCAGGACAGAGCTAAAAGGCAGAGAGATTATGCCATTGCCATTACAGGGCTGATTTACATATTGAATATTGTAGATGCCGTAGTGGATGCACATCTTTATGAAAGTCGCCATGATCCCGATTTGACTTTTAAGCCATCATTAATCCAGGATCAATATGGATTTGATGCCCCTAAAACAGGATTTGCTTTAAGTTATAGATTTTAA
- the dapB gene encoding 4-hydroxy-tetrahydrodipicolinate reductase, whose protein sequence is MKIALVGYGKMGKIIDEIAQKRGHEVVSRLKETPTAENLNNPDVVIEFSLPEVAYDNIKACLENKIPVICGTTGWLEKKAEIEKLAVDNDTAFLYGSNFSLGVNLFFALNEKLADLMKNVNEYSCQLEEIHHIHKKDAPSGTAISIAEGIINNNPKFDAWKLEETEGNQLGIFAVREDEVPGTHSVFYRSEVDEIEIKHTAFNRNGFALGAVVAAEWIKDKKGNFGMKDVLGL, encoded by the coding sequence ATGAAAATAGCGTTAGTTGGTTACGGTAAAATGGGTAAGATCATTGATGAGATCGCACAGAAAAGAGGTCACGAAGTGGTGTCTCGCCTGAAGGAAACCCCAACTGCTGAAAATCTTAATAATCCGGATGTTGTCATTGAATTTTCCTTACCGGAAGTTGCTTATGACAATATCAAAGCCTGTCTCGAAAATAAAATTCCCGTAATCTGCGGAACAACAGGATGGCTGGAGAAAAAAGCTGAGATAGAAAAACTGGCTGTAGATAATGATACTGCATTTTTATATGGCTCAAACTTTAGTTTAGGCGTTAATTTATTTTTTGCTTTAAACGAGAAATTGGCTGATCTGATGAAGAATGTTAATGAGTATTCTTGCCAGCTGGAAGAAATTCACCACATCCATAAAAAAGATGCCCCAAGTGGAACTGCCATCTCTATTGCAGAAGGAATTATCAATAACAATCCGAAATTTGATGCCTGGAAACTGGAAGAAACTGAAGGTAACCAGCTGGGGATTTTCGCTGTTCGTGAAGATGAAGTTCCGGGAACACACAGTGTTTTCTACAGAAGCGAAGTGGATGAAATTGAGATCAAACATACCGCATTCAACAGAAATGGCTTTGCATTGGGAGCAGTGGTTGCTGCTGAATGGATCAAAGACAAAAAAGGAAACTTCGGAATGAAGGACGTTTTAGGGCTTTAA